The proteins below come from a single Spirochaetota bacterium genomic window:
- a CDS encoding SLBB domain-containing protein, with translation MLTVCAGAWTASVEKEMVTISIAGAVAAPGPYRVPKNTPWREVFAQCGGVTADGMLPRDFDLNAPVTADRTVRIARRTARAYDAYER, from the coding sequence GTGCTCACGGTATGTGCGGGGGCATGGACCGCATCCGTCGAAAAAGAGATGGTAACGATATCGATAGCAGGTGCGGTTGCGGCACCGGGACCGTATCGGGTACCGAAGAACACTCCATGGCGCGAGGTCTTCGCCCAATGCGGCGGGGTCACGGCGGACGGGATGCTGCCTCGCGACTTCGATCTGAACGCTCCTGTCACGGCGGATCGCACGGTAAGGATAGCCCGCCGTACGGCGCGCGCGTACGACGCATATGAACGGTAA